In Capillimicrobium parvum, a genomic segment contains:
- a CDS encoding RNA polymerase sigma factor — protein sequence MARVVALAVSRAKDGDREALQFLYVRYSRNIHSYVRSIVGDDHDADDVTQIVFMKLMTVLERYEQRSVPFFGWLLRLAHNTAIDHIRSRRVVPVEEVRGTDERAPTDGGELTLTVSAALGSLPSQQRDVVFMRHVVGLTPGEIAGRMGRTESSVHGLHHRGRRALREELLRMNAGPSTASA from the coding sequence ATGGCTCGTGTCGTCGCCCTCGCGGTCTCGCGCGCCAAGGACGGCGATCGTGAGGCCCTGCAGTTCCTCTACGTGCGCTACTCGCGCAACATCCACAGCTACGTGCGCAGCATCGTGGGCGACGACCACGATGCCGACGACGTCACCCAGATCGTCTTCATGAAGCTGATGACCGTCCTCGAGCGGTACGAGCAGCGGTCGGTGCCGTTCTTCGGCTGGCTGCTGCGCCTCGCACACAACACCGCGATCGACCACATCCGCAGCCGGCGCGTCGTGCCGGTGGAGGAGGTGCGGGGCACCGACGAGCGGGCGCCCACCGACGGCGGAGAGCTCACGCTGACCGTCTCGGCCGCGCTGGGGAGCCTGCCTTCCCAGCAGCGCGACGTGGTGTTCATGCGCCACGTGGTGGGGCTCACGCCCGGCGAGATCGCCGGGCGTATGGGGCGCACCGAGAGCTCGGTGCACGGACTGCACCACCGTGGCCGTCGCGCGTTGCGCGAGGAGCTGCTGCGCATGAACGCCGGTCCGTCCACGGCCTCGGCGTGA
- a CDS encoding LuxR C-terminal-related transcriptional regulator: MPLNEPHNANGHVAASSSSDAARIRTVVVVDGDPLARSATRDALTAGDLLEVVGDAASPEAALKVCAAVTPDLVVVEVDVADDHGRGLIAALGALPSPPRVLPFSRITGTEVMLDTLRAGACGFVHKESGTESLVASVHAVLRDEVAITRVDTMRIVEFLRLARRRASGMRPVRSTLTAREWEIFDLMAAGHTTRAMADKLVLSEATVYSHVKSILRKLDAHSRAEAIAAVEAMSASADRRRRD; this comes from the coding sequence GTTCCGACGCCGCGCGGATCAGGACGGTCGTCGTCGTCGACGGCGATCCGCTCGCGCGGTCGGCCACGCGCGACGCGCTCACCGCGGGCGACCTGCTCGAGGTCGTCGGCGACGCCGCCTCGCCGGAGGCCGCGCTCAAGGTCTGCGCCGCCGTGACCCCCGACCTGGTGGTCGTCGAGGTGGACGTGGCCGACGACCACGGCCGCGGCCTCATCGCCGCGCTCGGCGCGCTGCCGTCGCCGCCCCGCGTGCTGCCCTTCTCCCGCATCACGGGCACCGAGGTGATGCTCGACACCCTGCGCGCGGGCGCGTGCGGGTTCGTCCACAAGGAATCGGGCACGGAGTCCCTTGTCGCATCCGTCCACGCAGTCCTCCGCGACGAGGTGGCGATCACGCGCGTCGACACGATGCGGATCGTCGAGTTCCTCCGGCTGGCCCGGCGGCGCGCCAGCGGGATGCGGCCCGTCCGCAGCACGCTCACGGCGCGCGAGTGGGAGATCTTCGACCTCATGGCCGCCGGCCACACGACCCGCGCCATGGCGGACAAGCTCGTGCTCTCCGAGGCGACGGTCTACAGCCACGTCAAGAGCATCCTGCGCAAGCTCGACGCGCACTCCCGCGCGGAGGCGATCGCGGCCGTCGAGGCGATGTCGGCGTCCGCCGACCGCCGGCGGCGCGACTGA